The window ATCCGGAACCGCGCGTGCATCGTCGCCATGCTCGAGAGAGAGATGGGCGGTCCCGTTCTGGGTGCAACCAAGCGCGACGTCACTCTGTTCATCGCCCGGCCTGGCGTCAAGGCGAGCACTCGTCGCGCCTACCAAGGCGCCCTCGGATCCTTCTTCAGATTCGCGGTCACGCAGAGCCTTCGCGCCGATGATCCAACGGAGCAGATGCCGGCCGTCCGCGTCTCCCGTGGACGTCCCCGCCCGTTCAGTCGTGAACAGCTCGAAGCGATGCTGCGCTCGGGTGCGTACCGAAAGACACGAGTGATGATCCTGCTCGGGTACTACCAGGGGTTCCGGGTGTCGACCATCGCATCCGTACACGGACGCGATCTGGACCTAGCAGCGGGCACTATTCGCGTGATCGTGAAGGGTGCGAAGGAACGGGTGGCGCCGCTCCACCCAGCCGTGCTCACCGTGGCCACGGAGATGCCTCGTGACGACTGGTGGTTTCCTGCGCGCGGCAACAAGACCGGGCATATCGACGGCTCATCCGTGAGCGACCTCGTCCGCAAGGCCAAGGAGCGCGCCGGCATCACCGATGAGACTCTCACCGCACACTCTCTGCGGCACTCCTTCGGCTCACACCTGATGGAAGAGGGAGTCGACATCCGGATCATCCAAGAGCTGATGATGCACGAGTCGCTCGCGACGACGCAGATCTACACGGGCGTCTCCGAGAGCATGGCTCGCCGCGGTCTCGCCGCCTTAGGTGGCGTCAGCGCCCCTGGACGCTCCGGGCGCGGGCGCTGATCGGCGGGGGCGCGGTGACTGACGCACGACTGCGAGGCGAGTGGCTGACAGCGGCTGCGCACGACGGTCTCTCCGATGCCGCCTACCGCGTGCTGCACAACGCGCTCATGCACTCCGCTGAGCAGGGGACAGACGGGGCGATCTCACGGCGAGAACTTCGCTTCCTCTATCCCGGCCCGTTGAAGAAGGAGGTTCTCGACGAGTTGACGGCCGCAGGCTTCTGGGCGGAGACCGACGAGGGCTTCCAGATGATCGGGTGGGCCACGACATTGGGCCAGTCGACCGCGGCCGACGTGGAGGCGTACCGCCGCAACGCCCGCGAGCGGCAGCGTAGGCGCCGCGAGAAGCTCTCCGGCACGCCAGATGCCATTGACGACGCCCATCGCCTCCAAGCCGAAGGTGTCACGGGTGATGTGACGGACAGTGTCACGCGTGACGTCATGGGGAACGTAGGCAAGGACAGGACAGGCCCGGACCGGCCTGTCCTTGCCAAGAGGAAGAACGCGCGCGCGAGCCACGACTGCGAACGCGACGGACACGTCCGGATCCCGGCTGGCGGGTGTCTCCACTGCGAAATCCGGCCGGCAGATCTCGAGCCCGAGAGGAAGACAGCATGACCGCACTCACACCCGAACAGAGACTCATCGCTGCCGCCACCATCATGCGCGACGCCATCGAAGCGATCGACGCGCAACGAGACCAGGAAGAGGACCGGCGATGACCGTCAGCGAAGCGTACGCGGACCTGGGCGGAGGGCTCAGCCGAGCTGAGGCTGCGACCGATGCGCCGAGGCGATTCAGCATGGTCGAAGCGAAGAAGACCCCCGGTCTTCACGCCCTCGGCTGGCACATGTTCGACCCCATCTCCGGATGGTGCGGATGTGGTCAGCGAGACGACGGCGCCACAGCGCCCGGTTCCCCCGCATGGCGAGCGCAAGTCGAGCGGGCACTTCCCGGTGAGGAGCACGAAGAATGCCCCTGACTATCTGGCTAACGTACTTCGAGGCCGCAGACCGAGCGGGAGTGCCCGTCCGCACGATCCGCGACTGGGTCGCCGTGGGGCTCCTCACCCCCCAGGCCAGCCGCTTCCGAGCCAGCGACGTCACCGAGTGCGCGCTGCGCGCTCGAGAGGCGCGAGAGTGACCGCTGTGACGACGACTCGACAGGTGGACTGATGAGGCCGGCAACACATCTCGTCCACGGCACCGACGGCGCAGTCGTCATTTTGTCGGGTCGAGTCTGTGCCTATCTGGGGCGGTACGCCGGCTTGGAACAGTTCCGACTCGACTCCCGGGGTCAGGATGCGGAGGTCGACCAAGCCCTAATCGCGATGCGAGTCGCTGCTCTCGCCTGGCGCAGTTCCGCCCTCGGAACCCATGCTGCGCGGCCCGCGGAACCGGAGTCAGTATCGGATCGACGGTGCACCACGCGGGGCGCCGCCGATCTCCTGGGTATTGGGGAGCGCGCCGTTCGCAAGGCGATCAGCGGTGGCGCGCTCCCTGCGGAGAACGTCGGTGGCCGTTGGCTAATCGATCGAGAAGACGTCGAGCAGTACCGAGCGAAGACGAGGCGCACATGACATCTCTGGACGCGACGGCCCGAGCGGTCGATGCGCGCGACGCGTCAGACATCGCACGGTCGATCACGAATGAACCCGCCGCGCAGCTGCGTCTGCGAGCAGCGGTAGCCGCGCACGACAACGCGCTGTGTCGCGCAATCGCAGCGATCGCAGCTGAACGTGGCTGGACGAATGTCCGCTGGACTCCCGAAAGGAAACTCGCCATGAGTAACAGAGATGCTCCCCCGTTCGAGGGCACGCAAGACCCGTACCACCAGGTCACCGAAGCCATCGCAGAAGCCGAGGACCGAGAACGCGACGATCACACTGCTGACGAGATTGCCGCCATGGTGCTCGGACGGTAAGGCCGGCAGATGAACCGCATCAAGACGGAGCTGCTCCACGGAGAACTCGCCGACGCGAGCTACTACGACGCCTGGGTCCTGTGGCTCACGACACACGGAGTGGATCCCGACCATCTGTCCAAGCTCAAGGATGCCCGCGACGTCCTCGACCAGGTCGATGATCTTGCGACTGAGCTCGAGCAGGTTCAGCCGGCGCCTGTCCCAGTCGTGGTCGTCGACCCGGCGCAGTCCGCAGCCGAGCTGCTGCAGTCGATCCGGTCCAGCCTGTCCGCACCGACGAGAGATGAGCTGGACGCAGCACGGGCGGCACTCAGCCAGCGACACAACGAGGCGAACGCCGCAGTGCGCGGGACGTTCCGTCGCTACGTTCGAGCCCATCTGATCGACGGCCTGACGCCCCATCACGATGCGCTCGTGGCCCGAGCGACGACCCTCGCCGCGCTCTTCCCGGAAGCACTCGGCAAGGACACCGACGCGGACCTCGGCGGTCGACGCG is drawn from Microbacterium binotii and contains these coding sequences:
- a CDS encoding tyrosine-type recombinase/integrase gives rise to the protein MSFSPAPAVTPETRFALEMFALEQRARGFSDATIRNRACIVAMLEREMGGPVLGATKRDVTLFIARPGVKASTRRAYQGALGSFFRFAVTQSLRADDPTEQMPAVRVSRGRPRPFSREQLEAMLRSGAYRKTRVMILLGYYQGFRVSTIASVHGRDLDLAAGTIRVIVKGAKERVAPLHPAVLTVATEMPRDDWWFPARGNKTGHIDGSSVSDLVRKAKERAGITDETLTAHSLRHSFGSHLMEEGVDIRIIQELMMHESLATTQIYTGVSESMARRGLAALGGVSAPGRSGRGR
- a CDS encoding MerR family transcriptional regulator, whose amino-acid sequence is MPLTIWLTYFEAADRAGVPVRTIRDWVAVGLLTPQASRFRASDVTECALRAREARE
- a CDS encoding helix-turn-helix domain-containing protein, encoding MRVAALAWRSSALGTHAARPAEPESVSDRRCTTRGAADLLGIGERAVRKAISGGALPAENVGGRWLIDREDVEQYRAKTRRT